The stretch of DNA GAAGCCAACCTGGCGCGCCAGTCGGTGCGCACCGCGGTGCTGCGCGACGAAACCCGCTATCCGTTCGTGGTCAACCTGCCGCAGCACCATCTCGAGCCGATCCTGCGCGCGGCGGTGGAGCGCGTGCCGCAGGGCAGCCTGCATATGCAGCACCGGCTCGAGTCGTTCAGTTCCGGGCCGGACGGCGTGGTGGTCCAGCTGGATACGCCGGCAGGTCCGCGCAGGGTCGAGGGCAGCTACCTGCTGGCGTGCGACGGCGGCCGCAGCACCGTGCGCGCGCAATGCGGCGTGCCGGTCGACGGCATGTCGCTCGACGTGCGCTACATGCTGGTCGACCTGAAGCTCGACCTCGACGTGGCCAACCCGCGCGACTATCCGTACCTGGCGTATTTCTCGGATGCGCAGGAGTGGATGATCCTGGTGCGGCAGCCGCATTGCTGGCGCTTCCTGTATCCGCTGGCCAAGGATGCCGACGAGCCCGGCGACGAGGAACTGCGCGCCAAGGTGCTGCGCTTTATCGGCAAGGTCGACAAGGTGGAGCTGCTCGGCCGCGTGACCTACCGCGTGCATCACCGCATCGCGCGCCAGTGGCGGCGCGAGCGCGTGTTTCTGATGGGCGATGCCGCGCACCTGATCACGCCGATGTGGGCGCTCGGGCTGAATACCGGCGTGCTCGATGCCATCAGCCTGCCATGGCGGCTGGCGTGGGTGCTGCGCGGCTGGGCCGACAGCAGCCTGCTCGACGGCTACGAGCGCGAGCAGCGCCCGGTGGCGACCAAAGGCGCCGGCGAGATGGCCGAGGCCGCGCGCCACCACATGGCCATGCAGGGCGGCGCCAATGCGCCCACGGCGCTGCAGGACTGGGGCAATGCCTGCACCCGCACGCTGCTGGGCGTGCGCCTGGACATCGACGGCAGCGGCGACTGGTCGATGATCCGCGCCGAAGCCGAGCCGCCACCGCTGCGCGTGGGCGAGCGCATTCCGGATTTCCTGCTGCATGGCCCGGCGGGACGGCCGCTGCGGCTCCATGACCTGGTCGACGGCAACTTCCTCGCGCTGTATTTCGCCGATGTGCGCCGCCAGCCCGAGATCCCGCGCAACACCTCGCCGGCGCTGCGGCATTTCGTGGTGTCGCGCTGGGATGCACCGCTCGATTCCGGGTTGCGCGAGCGCGCGCTGCTCGACGTCGGCAACCAGTTGCGCGAACGCCTGGGCGTGCCCGACGGCACGCTGGTGCTGGTCCGTCCCGACGACCACGTTGCCGCGATCGTGCCGATCGCGCCGCGGCGCGCCGAAGACCTGTATGCAGCCATCGTCGGCGCGCCCGCGCCGCAAGGGAGCCCCCAATGATCGCCGGACCCAAAGTGCTGGGCCTGAACGGCTTCGGCCTGGAAGTGCCCGACCTGGCCGCCGCCAGGACTTTCTATGAAACCTTCGGCCTCGAAGTCGTGGCGCAGCCAGGGCCGGACCAGCCGTCGGGCGCGCTGCGCCTGCGTTCGCCAGGCCGCAGCAACGACGAGCTGGTGCTGGTGCCGGGCAGTGCCAAGCGCCTGCACCACCTGTCGTTCTACTTCGACCCGCTGCAACGCGACGCCTTTGCCGACCGGCTGCGCCGCGCCGGCCTCGCGGTGCGGGACCAGCCGCCGCCGGGCGGCGGCCGCGACGGCTTGTGGTTCCAGGACCCGTGGGGCACATGGATCCACCTGTGCCCGCAGCTTCCGGCCTCGACGCGCCGCCGCGAAGGCGGCCCGGGCGATGCCGGCTGGGCTGCGCGCGTCGACGTTGCCGCCTGGCAGGCGCTGGAGGCGCCGCGGCCGCCGCGCAAGCTTGGCCACGTGCTGATCTTCACGCCGCAGCTGGCCGAGGCCGAGCGCTTCCTGTGCGACGTGCTGGGCCTGCGCGTGGCCGACCGCGCCGTCGGCAAGGTCAGCTTCCTCGCCGCCGGCGAGGGGGTGATCGACCATCACTGCTTCGGCCTGGTCCACAGCACGCACCGCGGCTTCCAGCATGCCAGCTTCCAGGTCGGCGGCATCGACGATATCGGCCTGGGCGCGTGGCGCATGCGCGAGGCCGGCTACCGCGACAGCTTCGGCCCGGGGCGCCATGCGCTAGCGTCGAACCTGTTCCAGTATGTGCGCGATCCATGGGGCAGCTGGGTCGAGTACTACGCCGACATGGACAAGATCAGCGAGCGCTGGGTCAGCCGCGACTGGTCGGTGCTGCCCTATATCTGGGGGCCGGAATGGTCGCCGGAATTCTGGGGCGGCGAGATGAACGCCAACCTCGAGCCTCGCTAAGCCATGGAACCGATCCAATCCGAGGCCGGCGCCGCGTCCGCGATCGCACTGGACGTGCATGCACACCTGGTGCCGGTGGACACCGCGGCACTGCGGCGGCTCGACGGCGTCTGGTGGCGCGAGGCCGACGGCGTGCTGGTGATCGACGGCCAGCCGCTCCGGCAACCAGACCTGTACCACCCCGGACGCCTGCTGGCCTGGATGGCAGCGCAGGGCGTGCAGCGCGCGCTGGTGTCGGTGCCGCCGCCGCTGTACCGCCAGCAGTTGGACGCGCCGGCGGCGCGTAAGTGGGCGCGCTACCTGAACGACGGGCTGATGGTGATGGCTTCGCGCCATCGCGAGCGGCTCGGCGCGCTGCTGCACCTGCCGCTCGAGCATGCCGCGCTCGCGCATGCGCTTGCCGACAGCTATGACGGCGCACCGTGCGCGGGTTTTGCGCTGGCGGCCGGCGGCAACCCGGCGCTCGACTACGGCGATCCCGCGCATCGGCCGCTATGGGAGCTGCTGGACCGGCGCGGCGCCTTCGTTTTCCTGCACCCGGGCCGCTGCGGCGATGGCCGGCTGGCGCGCGCCTACCTGGACAACCTGCTCGGCAACCCCTACGAAACCGCGCTGGCGGCCACCCAACTGGTGCTGGCCGATGTGCCGCGGCAGTACCCGCGCATCCGTTTTTGCCTGGCGCATGCCGGCGGCCTGTTCCCCGCGGCATGCGGGCGGTTGCAGCGCGGCTTCGACACCGGCCGGCCCGGGGTGCCTGCCGGGATCGAACCGCCATTGCAGGCGGCAAGGCGGTTCTACGCCGATTGCATTGCACACCACCCGGCCGGATTGCGGCTGGCCGCGGAGGTGTTTGGCGCATCGCACCTGTTGTTCGGCTCCGACTGGCCATTCCCGATGGGAATTCCGTCACCCGGCACCGACGGCAGCGCGCGCACCTGGCGGGGCGCCGCCATGCCGCAAGACCACGCAACCACCACCGGCAACACCTGACCAAATTCCAGAAAGGACAAGGGGGAGACAGCATGAGCATGGAAGAGGCAAGCATCACCACCGGCATGCCCGCGGCGGCCGGCACGCAGCAGGCCACGCTGCGCAGGACCATCATCACGTCGATCGTCGGGCAGGCGCTCGAGTGGTATGACTTTTTTCTTTATGGAACGGCCGCGGCGCTGATCTTCGGCAAGCTGTTCTTTCCGCTCGGCACCGATCCGCTGGTTGGCACGCTGGCGGCATTCGGCGGCTTTGCCGTGGGCTTTGTCGCGCGCCCGCTGGGCGGCGTGATCTGCGGCCACCTGGGCGACCGCTACGGGCGCAAGCTGGTGCTGGTGCTGACGCTGGTGGTGATGGGCGTGGCCACCACCGCGATGGGCCTGTTGCCCACTTACCAGCAGATCGGCATCTGGGCGCCGGTGCTGCTGGTGTCGCTGCGCTTCCTGCAGGGCCTGGCGGCCGGCGGCGAATGGAGCGGCAGCATCCTGATCATCAGCGAGAACGCGCCACCCGCGCGGCGCGGCTTCCTGTCGGCGTGGAGCCCCAGCGGCGCAACCATCGGCTTCGTGCTGTCGGCGGCGGCGTTCTGGGCGGTGCAGAAGCTGCCCGCCGACGACTTCATGGCGTGGGGCTGGCGCATGCCCTTCCTGGCCAGCATGGTGCTGGTGGTGGCGGGCTACTACATCCGCAGCCGGATTCCGGAGAGCGCGGAGTTCGTCGCGGCCAGGCGCAGCGGACACGGCGTGCGCATGCCGGTGGTGGAAGTGCTGCGCCAGCAGCCGAAGCAGATCCTGATGGTGGTGGGGCTGCGCATGGCCGAAGGCGGCGCGTCCTATATCTTCTTCGCGTTCTCGCTGGCGTACGGCGCCTATCGCGGCATCCCCAGCCACGTGATGCTGGAGGGGCTGACCATCTCGATGATGATCGTCACGGTCACGGCGCTGTGCTACGGGCACCTGTCGGACCGGCTCGGCCGTCGCACGGTCTATATGGCGGGCGCCATCGGGCTGATGCTGGTGGCGTTCCCGTTCTTCTGGCTGATCGATACCCGCGAGCCGTCGCTGGTGCTGCTGGCCTATGTGCTGGCCGACTCGGTGGTGCTGGCCGCGATGGTGGGCGTGCAGCCGAGCTATATGGCGGAGCTGTTCAGGACCGAGGTGCGCTATTCGGGCATGGGCATCGGACGCGAACTGTCCTCGGTGATCGGCGGCGGCATCGCGCCGATGATCGCGACCGCGCTGCTGGCCAAATACCACTCCGGCACGCCGGTGGCGATCTACCTGATCCTGCTGGGGCTGGTCACCGTGATCGCGCTGCTGTTCACGCCGGAAACGCTGCCGCGCGAGGCGCGCAGCGCGCGTGGCGCGCGTGGCGTGGACCGGGCCTGAGCCGATGGAGCCTGCCATGACCACCGTTGCCGCCCGCCTGGAAACGCCGCTGGCGCAGCGCCTGCAGTTCGACGCGCAGCGCGGCGAGGTGCGCGACCAGGACCGCCGCTACCTGCTGATGCGCCCCGACGTGCTGATGGGAACGCTGCGCCTGCTCGATGACGCGACCCGCGCGTGCGTGCTGGCTGCATTCGCCGAGTCCGCGGCGGTGCACGGGCGGCGCAGCATCCTGGCCTACGTTGCCGGCCTGGGGCCGGACGCCGGCGAGGCGCTGCTCGACCTGATCCGCCGCACCTCGCCGGCGCTCGGATGGGGCTGCTGGGACCTGGCACGGCGCGGCAACGGGCTGGTGCTCGCCGTTGCCAACAGCCCGTTCGCCGCCGGCTACGGCCCTGCCGCGCAGCCCGTGTGCGCACCGATTGCCGGCATGTTCCGCACCATCGCCGAGACCGTGCTGGCGTGCCCGGTGCAAGTCGAGGAAACCGCATGCGCCGCCATGGGCGGGCACGACACATGCCGCTTCGTGGCCCGGCCGGCCGCGCAAGGAGTCTCACCATGACCGACTACCGCAACGACGCCGGCGCGATTGCCGCGCTGGTGGAGGAAGACCGCGTGCATCGCGACGTCTACCTGAGCGAGGCGCTGTTCCAGCTCGAGCGCGAGCGCCTGTTCCTGCGCAGCTGGAACTACGTTGGCCACGAAAGCCAGGTGCCCGATGCGGGCGATTACTACACCACGGATATCGCCGGCCAGCCGCTGATCATGGTGCGCCATGTCGACGGCAGCGTGCGCGTGCTGATGAACCGCTGCGCCCACAAGGGCGCGCGCCTGGTGTGCCAGGTCCGGGGCAATACCGGCAAGTTCTTCCGCTGCCCCTACCATGCCTGGTCCTACCGCACCGACGGCACGCCGCTCGCCGTGCCGCTGAAGCAAGGCTACGAGCACACGCGCCTGCACGCCTGCGAGTCGGGCGCGGGGCTGGTGGCGCCGCGGGTCGCGGTGTACCGCGGCTTTGTCTTTGCCTGCCTGTCCGAACACGGCCCGGGGTTCGACGACTACTTCGGCGCCGTGCTGCGCGCGCTGGACGACCTCGCCGACCGCTCGCCGGAGGGTGCGCTGCAGGTTGCCGGCGGCTGCCTGCGCAGCGTGGTGCGCTGCAACTGGAAGATGTACCTCGAGAACATCAATGACTCCGTGCATCCGGTGTCGACGCACGAATCGGTGTCGGCCACCGCCATCGCCATCCACGGCGCCCGCCCCGCCGATGCGCCGGCCTCGATGGCGCTGGACCAGCTGCTGCCATTCGGCTCGGGCTACGCCTTCTTCGCCAGCACCGGCGCGCGCGTATTTCCGCATGGCCACAGCGTGCTCGGCACCCAGGCCAGCATTCATTCCGCCTACG from Cupriavidus taiwanensis encodes:
- a CDS encoding FAD-dependent monooxygenase, coding for MKPVLIVGAGPVGLTTALGLAYYGIPFQIFEEDGSLSLDTKAGTLLTRTLEAFRRYGVADDVLARALRVEEIGEIEREANLARQSVRTAVLRDETRYPFVVNLPQHHLEPILRAAVERVPQGSLHMQHRLESFSSGPDGVVVQLDTPAGPRRVEGSYLLACDGGRSTVRAQCGVPVDGMSLDVRYMLVDLKLDLDVANPRDYPYLAYFSDAQEWMILVRQPHCWRFLYPLAKDADEPGDEELRAKVLRFIGKVDKVELLGRVTYRVHHRIARQWRRERVFLMGDAAHLITPMWALGLNTGVLDAISLPWRLAWVLRGWADSSLLDGYEREQRPVATKGAGEMAEAARHHMAMQGGANAPTALQDWGNACTRTLLGVRLDIDGSGDWSMIRAEAEPPPLRVGERIPDFLLHGPAGRPLRLHDLVDGNFLALYFADVRRQPEIPRNTSPALRHFVVSRWDAPLDSGLRERALLDVGNQLRERLGVPDGTLVLVRPDDHVAAIVPIAPRRAEDLYAAIVGAPAPQGSPQ
- a CDS encoding VOC family protein, producing the protein MIAGPKVLGLNGFGLEVPDLAAARTFYETFGLEVVAQPGPDQPSGALRLRSPGRSNDELVLVPGSAKRLHHLSFYFDPLQRDAFADRLRRAGLAVRDQPPPGGGRDGLWFQDPWGTWIHLCPQLPASTRRREGGPGDAGWAARVDVAAWQALEAPRPPRKLGHVLIFTPQLAEAERFLCDVLGLRVADRAVGKVSFLAAGEGVIDHHCFGLVHSTHRGFQHASFQVGGIDDIGLGAWRMREAGYRDSFGPGRHALASNLFQYVRDPWGSWVEYYADMDKISERWVSRDWSVLPYIWGPEWSPEFWGGEMNANLEPR
- a CDS encoding amidohydrolase family protein, encoding MEPIQSEAGAASAIALDVHAHLVPVDTAALRRLDGVWWREADGVLVIDGQPLRQPDLYHPGRLLAWMAAQGVQRALVSVPPPLYRQQLDAPAARKWARYLNDGLMVMASRHRERLGALLHLPLEHAALAHALADSYDGAPCAGFALAAGGNPALDYGDPAHRPLWELLDRRGAFVFLHPGRCGDGRLARAYLDNLLGNPYETALAATQLVLADVPRQYPRIRFCLAHAGGLFPAACGRLQRGFDTGRPGVPAGIEPPLQAARRFYADCIAHHPAGLRLAAEVFGASHLLFGSDWPFPMGIPSPGTDGSARTWRGAAMPQDHATTTGNT
- a CDS encoding MFS transporter, which encodes MSMEEASITTGMPAAAGTQQATLRRTIITSIVGQALEWYDFFLYGTAAALIFGKLFFPLGTDPLVGTLAAFGGFAVGFVARPLGGVICGHLGDRYGRKLVLVLTLVVMGVATTAMGLLPTYQQIGIWAPVLLVSLRFLQGLAAGGEWSGSILIISENAPPARRGFLSAWSPSGATIGFVLSAAAFWAVQKLPADDFMAWGWRMPFLASMVLVVAGYYIRSRIPESAEFVAARRSGHGVRMPVVEVLRQQPKQILMVVGLRMAEGGASYIFFAFSLAYGAYRGIPSHVMLEGLTISMMIVTVTALCYGHLSDRLGRRTVYMAGAIGLMLVAFPFFWLIDTREPSLVLLAYVLADSVVLAAMVGVQPSYMAELFRTEVRYSGMGIGRELSSVIGGGIAPMIATALLAKYHSGTPVAIYLILLGLVTVIALLFTPETLPREARSARGARGVDRA
- a CDS encoding V4R domain-containing protein: MTTVAARLETPLAQRLQFDAQRGEVRDQDRRYLLMRPDVLMGTLRLLDDATRACVLAAFAESAAVHGRRSILAYVAGLGPDAGEALLDLIRRTSPALGWGCWDLARRGNGLVLAVANSPFAAGYGPAAQPVCAPIAGMFRTIAETVLACPVQVEETACAAMGGHDTCRFVARPAAQGVSP
- a CDS encoding aromatic ring-hydroxylating dioxygenase subunit alpha; translated protein: MTDYRNDAGAIAALVEEDRVHRDVYLSEALFQLERERLFLRSWNYVGHESQVPDAGDYYTTDIAGQPLIMVRHVDGSVRVLMNRCAHKGARLVCQVRGNTGKFFRCPYHAWSYRTDGTPLAVPLKQGYEHTRLHACESGAGLVAPRVAVYRGFVFACLSEHGPGFDDYFGAVLRALDDLADRSPEGALQVAGGCLRSVVRCNWKMYLENINDSVHPVSTHESVSATAIAIHGARPADAPASMALDQLLPFGSGYAFFASTGARVFPHGHSVLGTQASIHSAYAVPEAYRQALAQVHGDQRAQHVLGFAPQNVVLFPSLAFKGSPQTLRVIRPLAVDRTLVEIWGLAPRGAPPELLRQTLTYNRLTFSPMSVVAHDDVHIFEGIQASLAAQGNPWVSLHREYRDDERLQPIQDASGTSELLMRNQFRAWAALMHAGDALAQGGGHA